The following coding sequences lie in one Xanthomonas hyacinthi genomic window:
- a CDS encoding alpha-E domain-containing protein, protein MLSRVADNLYWFSRHVRRAETTARLVGVGSLLQLDLPRSVRFAWRPMIDTVGAGEIFNVWFPQAGDDVGDADVVRFLLLDERNPSSLRSSARQARELLRGIRDTLPQEVWEAVNDLHLYIDANGERSVGRRYRMEFLGHVTDACLKVSGLLTANVSRDIGFQFLRLGTAIEQADMTTRIIDAGASGLITPRKADDLEAYQNMQWMSVLRSLAAYQMYRRHVRQRVTGEHALRFLLQNNDFPRSVHFCLSRAQHILPTMPSRPNVERALMRINGLVRNADPAYLAHHNSAEFMDEIQTHLGYLHTAIAEAYFSS, encoded by the coding sequence ATGCTCTCGCGGGTCGCCGACAACCTCTACTGGTTCAGCCGGCATGTGCGCCGCGCCGAAACCACGGCGCGGCTGGTCGGGGTGGGCAGCCTGCTGCAGCTGGACCTGCCGCGCTCGGTGCGTTTCGCCTGGCGGCCGATGATCGATACGGTCGGCGCCGGCGAGATCTTCAACGTCTGGTTCCCGCAGGCCGGCGACGATGTCGGCGACGCCGACGTGGTGCGCTTCCTGCTGCTGGATGAGCGCAATCCGTCCTCGCTGCGCAGTTCGGCGCGGCAGGCGCGCGAACTGCTGCGCGGCATCCGCGACACGCTGCCGCAGGAAGTGTGGGAGGCGGTCAACGACCTGCACCTGTACATCGACGCCAACGGCGAGCGCAGTGTCGGCCGCCGCTACCGGATGGAGTTCCTCGGCCACGTCACCGACGCCTGCCTGAAGGTGTCCGGCCTGCTCACCGCCAACGTCAGCCGCGACATCGGCTTCCAGTTCCTGCGCCTGGGCACGGCGATCGAACAGGCCGACATGACCACGCGCATCATCGATGCCGGCGCCTCGGGCCTGATCACGCCGCGCAAGGCCGACGATCTGGAGGCCTACCAGAACATGCAGTGGATGAGCGTGCTGCGCTCGCTGGCCGCCTACCAGATGTACCGGCGCCACGTGCGCCAGCGCGTCACCGGCGAGCACGCGCTGCGCTTCCTGCTGCAGAACAACGATTTCCCGCGCAGCGTGCATTTCTGCCTGTCCCGCGCCCAGCACATCCTGCCGACGATGCCCTCGCGGCCGAACGTGGAGCGCGCGCTGATGCGGATCAACGGGCTGGTGCGCAATGCCGACCCGGCCTATCTGGCGCATCACAATTCGGCCGAGTTCATGGACGAGATCCAGACCCACCTGGGCTACCTGCATACCGCGATCGCCGAGGCCTATTTCAGTTCGTGA
- the rpsU gene encoding 30S ribosomal protein S21 — translation MPSVKVRENEPFEFALRRFKRTCEKAGVLAETRKREFYEKPTQERKRKAAAAVKRQLRRTSRDVTKRQRLY, via the coding sequence ATGCCCAGCGTCAAAGTCCGCGAGAACGAGCCCTTCGAGTTTGCGCTCCGTCGCTTCAAGCGCACCTGCGAAAAGGCCGGCGTGCTGGCCGAAACCCGCAAGCGCGAGTTCTACGAAAAGCCGACCCAGGAACGCAAGCGCAAGGCCGCAGCTGCGGTGAAGCGTCAGCTGCGCCGGACGTCTCGCGACGTCACCAAGCGCCAGCGTCTGTACTGA
- a CDS encoding GatB/YqeY domain-containing protein, with protein sequence MTLKQQLTDDMKAAMKARDTHSLGVIRLINAAIQQKEVDERAVLDDAAVLAVMDKMVKQRKDSVNQYAAAGREDLAAIEREEIVVIERYLPAKLGEAEILAAIQAAIAQTGASGPADMGKLMGALKPALAGKADMGLVSVLVKQQLAG encoded by the coding sequence ATGACCCTCAAACAGCAGCTCACCGACGACATGAAGGCCGCGATGAAGGCCCGCGACACGCACAGCCTGGGCGTGATCCGGCTGATCAACGCCGCGATCCAGCAGAAGGAAGTGGACGAGCGCGCGGTGCTGGACGACGCCGCGGTGCTGGCGGTGATGGACAAGATGGTCAAGCAGCGCAAGGACTCGGTGAACCAGTACGCCGCCGCCGGCCGCGAGGACCTGGCGGCGATCGAGCGCGAGGAGATCGTGGTGATCGAGCGCTACCTGCCGGCCAAGCTCGGCGAGGCGGAGATCCTCGCCGCGATCCAGGCCGCGATCGCGCAGACCGGCGCCAGCGGCCCGGCCGACATGGGCAAGCTGATGGGCGCGCTGAAGCCGGCGCTGGCCGGCAAGGCCGACATGGGCCTGGTCTCGGTGCTGGTCAAGCAGCAGCTGGCCGGCTGA
- the folB gene encoding dihydroneopterin aldolase: MDKVFIEGLEIDALIGIYDWERRIRQTLRFDLEMGFDNRVPAASDDIADTLNYKAVGKRLVELVEQSDYGLVETLAERCAAAVLAEFDVRWLRLKLSKPGAVRGAQAVGVIIERSRDAG, from the coding sequence ATGGATAAAGTCTTCATCGAAGGTCTAGAGATCGACGCGCTGATCGGCATCTACGATTGGGAGCGGCGGATCCGGCAGACGCTGCGCTTCGATCTGGAGATGGGCTTCGACAACCGCGTGCCGGCGGCCAGCGACGACATCGCCGATACGCTCAACTACAAGGCGGTCGGCAAGCGCCTGGTGGAGCTGGTCGAGCAGTCCGACTACGGGCTGGTGGAGACGCTGGCCGAGCGCTGCGCGGCCGCGGTGCTGGCCGAGTTCGACGTGCGCTGGCTGCGGCTGAAGCTGAGCAAGCCGGGCGCGGTGCGCGGTGCGCAGGCGGTGGGCGTGATCATCGAGCGCAGCCGCGACGCCGGCTGA
- the dnaG gene encoding DNA primase, with amino-acid sequence MARIPDAFIDDLLARTDIVEVVGTRVPLKRQGKEYAARCPFHDERSASFTVSPTKQFYHCFGCGAHGTAISFLMNYDRLEFLDAVDELAKRAGMEVPRDAQQRGAAQAAGDDHRDLYSALDAAAKFFQRQLESSDKARGYLDGRGVDADNRARFQIGYAPDGYSALKDALGTDERRHKLLERAGLFSKNERGHVYDKFRDRVMFPIFDRRGRVIAFGGRVMDKDDGPKYLNSPETALFHKGRELYGLWQVRQANQKIERLIVVEGYMDVVSLFQFGVTQAVATLGTATTSEHAELLFRNAPDVFFCFDGDAAGRRAGWKALESVLPRMKDGRQAFFLFLPDGEDPDSIVRKEGADGFAARLQQATPLSQFFFDELSREVNLATLDGKARLAERARPMLAQIPDGAFGDLMRQRLAEITGIGGPAPAAAQLAKPPPRAARPTQKRSLVREAIVRLLHTPSLALDLPPPYPFAGLRLPGIELMLELLQIVHTRPDISTGALLEHFHEREELPALQKLAVQEIPGETASWRQELHDVVVQLERQTLQQRLEELQAKQRAQGLDETDKYELRELLRLRPGAR; translated from the coding sequence ATGGCCCGCATCCCCGACGCGTTCATCGACGACCTGCTCGCCCGCACCGACATCGTCGAGGTGGTCGGCACGCGCGTGCCGCTGAAGCGCCAGGGCAAGGAATACGCGGCGCGCTGCCCGTTCCACGACGAGCGTTCGGCCTCGTTCACGGTGTCGCCGACCAAGCAGTTCTACCACTGCTTCGGCTGCGGCGCGCACGGCACCGCGATCAGCTTCCTGATGAATTACGACCGCCTCGAGTTCCTCGACGCGGTCGACGAGCTGGCCAAGCGCGCCGGCATGGAAGTGCCGCGCGACGCGCAGCAGCGCGGCGCCGCGCAGGCCGCCGGCGACGACCATCGCGACCTGTATTCGGCGCTGGACGCGGCGGCGAAGTTCTTCCAGCGCCAGCTCGAGTCCAGCGACAAGGCGCGCGGCTACCTCGACGGCCGCGGCGTGGACGCGGACAACCGCGCGCGCTTCCAGATCGGCTACGCGCCGGACGGCTACAGCGCGCTGAAGGACGCGCTGGGCACCGACGAGCGCCGCCACAAGCTGCTCGAGCGCGCCGGGCTGTTCTCCAAGAACGAGCGCGGCCACGTCTACGACAAGTTCCGCGACCGGGTCATGTTCCCGATCTTCGACCGCCGCGGCCGGGTCATCGCCTTCGGCGGCCGGGTCATGGACAAGGACGACGGCCCCAAGTACCTGAACTCGCCGGAGACCGCGCTGTTCCACAAGGGCCGCGAGCTGTACGGCCTGTGGCAGGTGCGCCAGGCCAACCAGAAGATCGAGCGGCTGATCGTCGTCGAGGGCTACATGGACGTGGTCTCGCTGTTCCAGTTCGGCGTCACCCAGGCGGTGGCGACGCTGGGCACCGCGACCACCTCCGAGCACGCCGAGCTGCTGTTCCGCAATGCGCCGGACGTGTTCTTCTGCTTCGACGGCGACGCCGCCGGCCGCCGCGCCGGCTGGAAGGCGCTGGAATCGGTGCTGCCGCGGATGAAGGACGGGCGCCAGGCGTTCTTCCTGTTCCTGCCCGACGGCGAGGACCCGGACAGCATCGTGCGCAAGGAAGGCGCCGACGGTTTCGCCGCGCGCCTGCAGCAGGCCACGCCGCTGTCGCAGTTCTTCTTCGACGAGCTGTCGCGCGAGGTCAACCTGGCCACGCTCGACGGCAAGGCGCGGCTGGCCGAGCGCGCACGGCCGATGCTGGCGCAGATCCCCGATGGCGCCTTCGGCGACCTGATGCGCCAGCGCCTGGCCGAGATCACCGGCATCGGCGGCCCCGCGCCCGCCGCCGCACAGCTGGCCAAGCCGCCGCCGCGCGCGGCACGGCCGACGCAAAAGCGCAGCCTGGTGCGCGAGGCGATCGTGCGCCTGCTGCATACGCCCTCGCTGGCGCTGGACCTGCCCCCGCCCTACCCGTTCGCCGGCCTGCGCCTGCCCGGCATCGAACTGATGCTCGAGCTGCTGCAGATCGTGCACACGCGCCCGGACATCTCCACCGGCGCCCTGCTAGAGCACTTCCACGAACGCGAGGAACTGCCCGCGCTGCAGAAGCTGGCGGTGCAGGAGATTCCCGGCGAGACCGCCAGCTGGCGCCAGGAACTGCACGACGTGGTGGTGCAGTTGGAGCGGCAGACCCTGCAGCAGCGACTGGAGGAACTGCAGGCCAAGCAGCGCGCGCAGGGCCTGGACGAAACCGACAAGTACGAACTGCGCGAGCTGCTGCGGCTGCGCCCCGGTGCGCGCTGA
- a CDS encoding YihY/virulence factor BrkB family protein, with amino-acid sequence MSLPLSSARLHKHLERLQQSLPAALLRRFVEIDVMTQAASLSFYALLSLAPLLVLLLWLTASLYPQAQQAFIEQIGQLAGHGAREVAQTIIDNAKNQPNVGSLAGLWSTLLLFVGATAVFAQLQNALNLIFRTDKQRLEGIVAWLKKRVFSFGVVLGLGFLLLISMILTTVVQVLFARLPSLLPAVGYASTLAIYILAFAVLYHYLPDRRVEWRQAFIGGAITACLFVAGRYAIGAYIATAAPGSAYGSMGALVILLVWIYYATVVFFVGALITAVIDERLRSRRTLAAAGIDASAITAIPPQL; translated from the coding sequence ATGTCCCTGCCGTTGTCGAGTGCCCGCCTGCACAAACACCTGGAACGCCTGCAGCAGAGCCTGCCGGCGGCGCTGCTGCGGCGTTTCGTCGAGATCGACGTGATGACCCAGGCGGCCTCGCTGTCGTTCTACGCCCTGCTGTCGCTGGCGCCGCTGCTGGTGTTGCTGCTGTGGCTGACCGCCTCGCTGTACCCGCAGGCGCAGCAGGCCTTCATCGAACAGATCGGGCAGCTGGCCGGGCATGGCGCGCGCGAAGTGGCGCAGACCATCATCGACAACGCCAAGAACCAGCCCAACGTCGGCTCGCTGGCCGGGCTGTGGAGCACGCTGCTGCTGTTCGTCGGCGCCACCGCGGTGTTCGCGCAGCTGCAGAACGCGCTGAACCTGATCTTCCGCACCGACAAGCAGCGCCTGGAAGGCATCGTGGCATGGCTGAAAAAGCGCGTGTTCTCCTTCGGCGTGGTGCTGGGGCTTGGCTTTCTGCTGCTGATCTCGATGATCCTGACCACGGTGGTGCAAGTGCTGTTCGCGCGCCTGCCCTCGCTGCTGCCGGCAGTGGGCTACGCCTCCACGCTGGCGATCTACATCCTGGCCTTCGCCGTGCTCTACCACTACCTGCCGGACCGGCGCGTGGAATGGCGCCAGGCGTTCATCGGCGGCGCCATCACCGCCTGCCTGTTCGTGGCCGGCCGCTATGCGATCGGCGCATACATCGCCACCGCCGCGCCGGGCAGCGCCTACGGCTCGATGGGCGCGCTGGTGATCCTGCTGGTGTGGATCTACTACGCCACCGTGGTGTTCTTCGTCGGCGCGCTGATCACCGCGGTGATCGACGAACGCCTGCGCTCGCGGCGCACGCTCGCCGCGGCCGGGATCGACGCCAGCGCGATCACCGCGATTCCGCCGCAGCTGTAG
- a CDS encoding glycoside hydrolase family 3 N-terminal domain-containing protein produces the protein MASDRIESLIARMTVEEKVGQLGVFADMVRPFAPDVNPEANVSNADEVLQQVRAGLVGSLFNGVGAELGRRIQQTALEESRLGIPVILAADVIHGMRTVFPIPLGEAASFEPALAERTARATAIEATAAGIHWTYAPAVDIARDQRWGRGAEGAGEDVVLGCAFAAARVRGFHGPDLRAHDALLATPKHFAAYGAVAAGMEYNSVDIAPQTLRDVHLPPFQAAFGAGALSVMTSFNDINGVPASANHELLTEILRGEWEFPGVVISDYTADMELIAHGYAADERDATRKAFLAGMDMSMQSGFYAAHLPSLVADGEVPMAALDAAVRRVLALKEAIGLFDDPYRSLDPAREADQSHIAAHDALSREAARRSIVLLKNDGDVLPLRRRGQKIALIGPFVQDRENIEGCWTLFGDKTRYVTLEAGVRAALDAADALSVVAGCELEAPLDGGIAAAVAAARGADVAVLALGEPQRYSGEAQSRTQIVLPPAQQALAEAVAATGTPLVVLLRNGRALALQGAVRDAAAIAVTWYLGTQTGPAVADVLFGDYNPSARLPVSFPLDPGQQPYFYNHARTGRPELPTMSEFKARWREIPNAPLYPFGHGIGYTRFAYGAPQLDRTQLGWDETLIVTTRIDNVGARAGEEVVQLYVHDRVASRVRPVRELKGFRKVQLAPGQGMDVVFALDRRSLAFSGRDGRCAAEPGLFDLWVCASSASGEPVGFELLPQA, from the coding sequence ATGGCTTCGGATCGTATCGAATCGCTCATCGCCCGCATGACCGTCGAAGAGAAGGTCGGCCAGCTCGGCGTCTTTGCCGACATGGTGCGCCCGTTCGCGCCGGACGTGAATCCGGAAGCGAACGTCAGCAATGCCGACGAGGTGCTGCAGCAGGTGCGCGCCGGCCTGGTCGGCTCGCTGTTCAACGGCGTGGGCGCCGAGCTGGGGCGGCGGATCCAGCAGACCGCGCTGGAAGAGAGCCGCCTGGGCATTCCGGTGATCCTGGCCGCGGACGTGATCCACGGCATGCGCACCGTGTTTCCGATCCCGCTGGGCGAGGCCGCCAGCTTCGAGCCGGCACTGGCCGAGCGCACCGCGCGCGCCACCGCGATCGAGGCCACCGCCGCCGGCATCCACTGGACCTATGCACCGGCGGTGGACATCGCCCGCGACCAGCGCTGGGGCCGCGGCGCCGAGGGCGCCGGCGAGGACGTGGTGCTGGGCTGCGCGTTCGCCGCCGCGCGCGTGCGCGGCTTCCACGGCCCGGACCTGCGCGCGCACGACGCGCTGCTGGCCACGCCCAAGCACTTCGCCGCCTACGGCGCGGTCGCCGCGGGCATGGAATACAACAGCGTGGACATCGCCCCGCAGACCCTGCGCGACGTGCACCTGCCGCCGTTCCAGGCCGCGTTCGGCGCTGGCGCGCTGAGCGTGATGACCTCGTTCAACGACATCAACGGCGTGCCGGCCAGCGCCAACCACGAACTGCTGACCGAGATCCTGCGCGGCGAGTGGGAATTTCCCGGCGTGGTGATCTCCGACTACACCGCCGACATGGAGTTGATCGCGCACGGCTATGCGGCCGACGAGCGCGACGCGACCAGGAAGGCGTTCCTGGCCGGCATGGACATGAGCATGCAGAGCGGCTTCTACGCCGCGCATCTGCCGTCGCTGGTGGCCGACGGCGAAGTGCCGATGGCCGCGCTGGACGCGGCGGTGCGGCGGGTGCTGGCGCTGAAGGAAGCCATCGGCCTGTTCGACGATCCGTACCGCTCGCTGGACCCGGCGCGCGAGGCCGACCAGTCGCACATCGCCGCGCACGACGCGCTGTCGCGCGAGGCGGCGCGGCGCTCGATCGTGCTGCTGAAGAACGACGGCGACGTGCTGCCGCTGCGCAGGCGCGGGCAGAAGATCGCGCTGATCGGGCCGTTCGTGCAGGACCGCGAGAACATCGAGGGCTGCTGGACCCTGTTCGGCGACAAGACCCGCTACGTGACCCTGGAAGCCGGCGTGCGCGCCGCGCTGGACGCCGCCGATGCGCTGAGCGTGGTGGCGGGCTGCGAGCTGGAAGCGCCGCTGGACGGCGGCATCGCCGCCGCGGTGGCGGCCGCGCGCGGCGCCGACGTGGCGGTGCTGGCGCTGGGCGAGCCGCAGCGCTACAGCGGCGAGGCGCAGTCGCGCACGCAGATCGTGCTGCCGCCGGCGCAGCAGGCGCTGGCCGAGGCGGTCGCCGCCACCGGCACGCCGCTGGTGGTGCTGCTGCGCAACGGCCGCGCGCTGGCGTTGCAGGGCGCGGTGCGCGACGCGGCGGCGATCGCGGTGACCTGGTATCTGGGCACGCAGACCGGCCCGGCGGTGGCCGATGTGCTGTTCGGCGACTACAACCCGTCGGCGCGGCTGCCGGTCAGCTTCCCGCTCGATCCGGGCCAGCAGCCCTACTTCTACAACCACGCGCGCACCGGCCGGCCGGAACTGCCGACGATGAGCGAATTCAAGGCGCGCTGGCGCGAGATCCCGAACGCGCCGCTGTACCCGTTCGGCCACGGCATCGGCTACACCCGCTTCGCCTATGGCGCGCCGCAGCTGGATCGCACGCAACTGGGCTGGGACGAGACGCTGATCGTGACCACCCGCATCGACAACGTCGGCGCGCGCGCCGGCGAGGAAGTGGTGCAGCTGTACGTGCACGACCGCGTCGCCAGCCGGGTGCGCCCGGTGCGCGAACTGAAGGGCTTCCGCAAGGTGCAGCTGGCGCCTGGGCAGGGCATGGACGTGGTGTTCGCCCTGGACCGCCGCAGCCTGGCCTTCAGCGGCCGCGACGGCCGCTGCGCGGCCGAGCCGGGGCTGTTCGACCTGTGGGTCTGCGCGTCGTCCGCCAGCGGCGAGCCGGTCGGCTTCGAGTTGCTGCCGCAGGCGTAG
- a CDS encoding bile acid:sodium symporter family protein, translating into MSLLKKLRIEPFTLALLGTVLLASLLPVRGQAAAIMDAVTDIAIAALFFLHGARLSREAIVAGALHWRLHLTILAATFVLFPLLGLLLKPLSHWLLTPELYIGVLFLCTLPSTVQSSIAFTSMAGGNVPAAVCSASLSSLLGVFLTPLLMGLLAGAQSAMANPLEAMGKIMLQLLVPFVAGHLLRPWVGAWVERRRAVLRYTDQGVILLVVYTAFSAAVIEGLWRKTPLPALLGVALVAALLLALAMALITFAARRLGFGRHDEIPIVFCGSKKSLATGVPMAKVLFASGSLGAIVLPVMIYHQIQLIVCAFVAQRYARDGRAAQRG; encoded by the coding sequence ATGAGCCTGCTGAAAAAACTCCGCATCGAACCGTTCACCCTGGCCCTGCTCGGCACCGTGCTGCTGGCCTCGCTGCTGCCGGTGCGCGGGCAGGCCGCGGCGATCATGGACGCCGTCACCGACATCGCCATCGCCGCGCTGTTCTTCCTGCACGGCGCGCGCCTGTCGCGCGAGGCAATCGTCGCCGGCGCGCTGCACTGGCGCCTGCACCTGACCATCCTCGCCGCCACCTTCGTGCTGTTCCCGCTGCTGGGACTGCTGCTCAAGCCGCTGTCGCACTGGCTGCTGACCCCGGAGCTGTATATCGGCGTGCTGTTCCTGTGCACGCTGCCGTCTACCGTGCAGTCGTCGATCGCGTTCACCTCGATGGCCGGCGGCAACGTGCCGGCGGCGGTGTGCAGCGCCTCGCTGTCGAGCCTGCTCGGGGTGTTCCTGACGCCGCTGCTGATGGGCCTGCTGGCCGGCGCGCAAAGCGCGATGGCCAACCCGCTGGAGGCGATGGGCAAGATCATGCTGCAGCTGCTGGTGCCGTTCGTGGCCGGCCACCTGCTGCGGCCCTGGGTCGGCGCCTGGGTCGAACGGCGCCGCGCGGTGCTGCGCTACACCGACCAGGGGGTGATCCTGCTGGTGGTGTACACCGCCTTCAGTGCCGCGGTGATCGAAGGCCTGTGGCGCAAGACGCCGTTGCCGGCACTGCTCGGCGTGGCGCTGGTGGCCGCGCTGCTGCTGGCGCTGGCGATGGCGCTGATCACCTTCGCCGCGCGGCGGCTGGGCTTCGGCCGCCACGACGAGATCCCGATCGTGTTCTGCGGCTCGAAGAAGAGCCTGGCCACCGGCGTGCCGATGGCCAAGGTGCTGTTCGCCAGCGGCAGCCTGGGCGCGATCGTGCTGCCGGTGATGATCTACCACCAGATCCAGCTGATCGTCTGCGCCTTCGTCGCGCAGCGCTATGCGCGCGACGGCCGGGCCGCGCAGCGCGGCTAA
- the tsaD gene encoding tRNA (adenosine(37)-N6)-threonylcarbamoyltransferase complex transferase subunit TsaD, whose protein sequence is MRVLGIESSCDETGVAVYDTALSGAAALRAHGLYSQIALHAEYGGVVPELASRDHVRKLLPLIRQTLAEAGLRVRDLDGVAYTAGPGLVGALLVGAGMARALAWALEVPAIGVHHMEGHLLAPLMEDPDPVHGVPAPPFVALLVSGGHTQLIAVEAIGQYRLLGETLDDAAGEAFDKTAKMMGLPYPGGPQLAALAALGTPGRYRFARPMTDRPGLDFSFSGLKTQVLLAWRGSDQSEGTRADIARGFEDAVVDTLAIKCERALQAAGSATIVVAGGVGANLRLRAKLQAMAQARGGRACFPRPALCTDNGAMIAFAGALRLQAGQSSDAAVRVTPRWDMASLPPLAAAAGESGMGNGES, encoded by the coding sequence ATGAGAGTCCTCGGCATCGAATCCAGTTGCGATGAAACCGGCGTCGCCGTCTACGACACCGCCCTGTCCGGCGCGGCCGCGCTGCGCGCGCATGGGCTGTACAGCCAGATCGCGCTGCACGCCGAATACGGCGGGGTGGTGCCGGAACTGGCCAGCCGCGACCACGTGCGCAAGCTGCTGCCGCTGATCCGCCAGACCCTGGCCGAGGCCGGGCTGCGCGTGCGCGACCTGGATGGGGTGGCCTATACCGCCGGCCCGGGCCTGGTCGGCGCGCTGCTGGTCGGCGCCGGCATGGCCCGCGCGCTGGCCTGGGCGCTGGAGGTGCCGGCGATCGGCGTCCACCATATGGAAGGCCACCTGCTGGCGCCGCTGATGGAGGATCCGGATCCGGTGCACGGCGTGCCGGCGCCGCCGTTCGTGGCGCTGCTGGTGTCCGGCGGGCATACCCAATTGATCGCGGTTGAGGCGATCGGCCAGTACCGCCTGCTCGGCGAGACCCTGGACGACGCCGCCGGCGAGGCCTTCGACAAGACCGCCAAGATGATGGGCCTGCCGTACCCGGGCGGCCCGCAGCTGGCCGCGCTGGCCGCGCTGGGCACGCCGGGGCGGTACCGCTTCGCGCGGCCGATGACCGACCGGCCCGGGCTGGATTTCAGTTTCTCCGGACTCAAGACCCAGGTGCTGCTGGCCTGGCGCGGCAGCGACCAGAGCGAGGGCACCCGCGCCGACATCGCCCGCGGTTTCGAGGATGCGGTGGTGGACACGCTGGCGATCAAGTGCGAGCGCGCGCTGCAGGCGGCGGGCAGCGCCACCATCGTGGTCGCCGGCGGCGTCGGCGCCAACCTGCGCCTGCGCGCCAAGCTGCAGGCGATGGCGCAGGCGCGCGGCGGCCGCGCCTGCTTCCCGCGTCCGGCGCTGTGCACCGACAACGGCGCGATGATCGCCTTCGCCGGCGCGCTGCGCCTGCAGGCCGGCCAGTCCAGCGACGCGGCGGTACGGGTGACGCCGCGCTGGGACATGGCGTCGCTGCCGCCGTTGGCGGCGGCGGCGGGAGAATCGGGAATGGGGAATGGGGAATCGTAA
- a CDS encoding circularly permuted type 2 ATP-grasp protein yields MDWSKYRTATYDELIQADGQPRPAARRVIEYLSSLSGRELSERQLAADVAARVMGITFTVYSDGRNVDRTLPFDLIPRVIPLREWQRTEAGLKQRMRALNLFIGDVYGAQRIVKDKVFPAMLLEHSVNFRPQCVGITPALGVWAHICGSDLVRDADGTLYALEDNLRIPSGVSYMLENRMVAKRVFPELFETSAILPVDEYPAQLYDTLAALSPRPGDQPVIALLTPGIFNSAYFEHAYLAQAMGIELVEGDDLFVADDDCTYMRTIYGPRRVDVIYRRVDDLFIDPEVFHPESVLGVPGLIRSWRAGKVALANAPGAGVADDKVVFAYVPKMIRYYLDEEPILPNVPSYLCHDDKDCKYVLEHLDQLVVKPANESGGYGMLIGPRSTKRQRDEFRKLIQADPRNYMAQPTLGLSTAPIVTEVGPSARHLDLRPFILSREDVYVTTGGLTRVAMEEGSLVVNSSQGGGAKDTWVVDLDEETD; encoded by the coding sequence ATGGACTGGAGCAAGTACCGCACGGCCACCTACGACGAGCTGATCCAGGCAGATGGTCAGCCGCGTCCGGCCGCCCGCCGGGTCATCGAATACCTGTCCAGCCTGTCCGGGCGCGAACTGTCCGAGCGCCAGCTCGCCGCCGATGTCGCCGCGCGGGTCATGGGCATCACCTTCACCGTCTATTCCGACGGCCGCAACGTCGATCGCACGCTGCCGTTCGACCTGATTCCGCGGGTGATCCCGCTGCGCGAATGGCAGCGCACCGAGGCCGGGCTGAAGCAGCGCATGCGCGCGCTCAACCTGTTCATCGGCGATGTCTACGGCGCGCAGCGCATCGTCAAGGACAAGGTGTTCCCGGCGATGCTGCTGGAGCATTCGGTGAACTTCCGCCCGCAATGCGTGGGCATTACCCCGGCGCTGGGGGTGTGGGCGCATATCTGCGGCTCGGACCTGGTGCGCGACGCCGACGGCACGCTGTACGCGCTGGAAGACAACCTGCGCATTCCCAGCGGCGTGTCGTACATGCTGGAAAACCGCATGGTCGCCAAGCGCGTGTTCCCGGAGCTGTTCGAGACCAGCGCGATCCTGCCGGTGGACGAGTATCCGGCGCAGTTGTACGACACCCTGGCCGCGCTGTCGCCGCGCCCGGGCGACCAGCCGGTGATCGCGCTGCTGACCCCGGGCATCTTCAACAGCGCCTATTTCGAGCACGCCTACCTGGCGCAGGCGATGGGCATCGAACTGGTCGAGGGCGACGACCTGTTCGTCGCCGACGACGACTGCACCTACATGCGCACCATCTACGGGCCGCGCCGGGTCGATGTGATCTATCGCCGGGTCGACGATCTGTTCATCGATCCGGAGGTGTTCCACCCCGAGTCGGTGCTCGGCGTGCCCGGGCTGATCCGCAGCTGGCGCGCCGGCAAGGTGGCGCTGGCCAATGCGCCCGGCGCCGGCGTGGCCGACGACAAGGTGGTGTTCGCCTACGTGCCGAAGATGATCCGCTATTACCTGGACGAGGAGCCGATCCTGCCCAACGTGCCCAGCTACCTGTGCCACGACGACAAGGACTGCAAGTACGTGCTCGAGCACCTCGACCAGCTGGTGGTGAAGCCGGCCAACGAATCCGGCGGCTACGGCATGCTGATCGGGCCGCGCTCGACCAAGCGCCAGCGCGACGAGTTCCGCAAGCTGATCCAGGCCGATCCGCGCAACTATATGGCGCAGCCGACGCTGGGCCTGTCCACCGCGCCGATCGTGACCGAGGTCGGCCCGTCGGCGCGGCATCTGGACCTGCGCCCGTTCATCCTGTCGCGCGAGGACGTCTACGTCACCACCGGCGGGCTGACCCGGGTGGCGATGGAAGAGGGCTCGCTGGTGGTCAATTCCTCGCAGGGCGGCGGCGCCAAGGACACCTGGGTGGTGGACCTGGACGAGGAGACGGACTGA